In Diadema setosum chromosome 19, eeDiaSeto1, whole genome shotgun sequence, a genomic segment contains:
- the LOC140242807 gene encoding frizzled-4-like has translation MLRLLRHTCLKMSEVTTHIHRPSLAVYVRFQVLLLLMLLPCGLAQASLDFNDNLDFGDFNPQPKCEAITIKKCQGLGYNHTQMPNLLGHELQKDAELQFQTFTPLIQYGCHPKLSFFLCSAYVPLCTEKIPFPVSACRPLCERVKKDCEPVLKSFGYNWPESLNCSKFPQDEETQLCMEPPHEEASDTSGDAGDGPVTAIAPIQPGEPDCQHHQEPHKWHFVKRYEECALLCEADFLFAVNEKRFTEIWMAIWAGLCFLTTAMTVLTFAVDTVRFRYPERPIIFLSICYNVYSIAYIVRLIAGRDVIACDDDGVAEFLIQEGLENTGCAVTFLILYFFGMASSIWWVILTFTWFLAAGLKWGHEAIQMNSTYFHVAAWGIPFVKTVIILVMRVVDADELTGMCYVGNSSLEALTGFVIAPLFTYLAIGTLFLLGGFISLFKIRSVMKNDGTKTDKLERLMVRIGLFSVLYTVPATIVVACFFYEHSNRIMWMKGEAAPNIEVFMMKIFMSLVVGITSGMWIMSTKTVRSWRRFIERIAPGLLCCPPLGEDKEAELARKRNGDETAV, from the coding sequence ATGTTACGCCTACTTCGTCACACGTGTCTCAAAATGAGCGAAGTTACAACGCATATTCATAGGCCCAGTCTCGCGGTATATGTACGTTTTCAAGTCCTGCTTCTGTTGATGTTGTTACCATGTGGATTAGCTCAGGCTAGTCTCGATTTTAATGATAATCTTGACTTTGGTGATTTCAATCCTCAGCCAAAATGTGAAGCGATTACCATAAAGAAGTGCCAGGGTCTTGGATACAATCACACTCAAATGCCGAACCTTTTGGGACACGAACTTCAAAAAGATGCTGAGCTCCAGTTTCAGACATTTACTCCACTCATTCAATACGGTTGTCATCCCaaactctctttctttctctgttcaGCCTATGTGCCACTATGCACAGAGAAAATTCCTTTTCCTGTCAGTGCCTGCAGACCGCTTTGCGAACGTGTCAAAAAGGACTGTGAGCCCGTTTTGAAAAGTTTTGGATACAACTGGCCGGAGTCGTTGAACTGCTCAAAGTTTCCTCAGGACGAGGAGACGCAGCTGTGTATGGAACCTCCTCACGAAGAGGCTAGTGACACCAGTGGCGATGCTGGAGATGGCCCAGTGACCGCCATCGCACCGATTCAGCCCGGAGAGCCAGACTGCCAACATCACCAGGAACCACATAAATGGCACTTTGTAAAACGTTACGAGGAGTGCGCACTTCTTTGCGAAGCCGATTTCCTCTTCGCTGTGAACGAAAAACGGTTCACGGAGATATGGATGGCCATCTGGGCTGGTCTATGTTTTCTTACCACGGCAATGACCGTCTTAACGTTTGCTGTGGACACCGTCCGGTTTCGATACCCTGAGCGACCCATCATCTTTCTGTCCATCTGCTATAATGTCTACAGTATCGCGTACATCGTCAGATTGATCGCTGGCCGTGACGTCATCGCATGCGACGACGACGGAGTGGCTGAATTCCTGATCCAAGAGGGACTCGAAAACACCGGCTGCGCCGTCACATTCCTCATTCTCTACTTCTTCGGCATGGCCAGCTCGATTTGGTGGGTGATTCTGACCTTTACATGGTTCCTGGCTGCGGGCTTGAAGTGGGGACATGAAGCAATTCAAATGAATAGCACGTATTTCCACGTAGCGGCCTGGGGAATCCCCTTCGTCAAAACTGTCATTATTCTTGTCATGCGCGTGGTCGACGCCGATGAACTCACAGGGATGTGCTATGTGGGTAACTCCAGCCTCGAAGCCCTAACTGGTTTCGTCATCGCACCGTTGTTCACCTACCTCGCAATCGGAACATTATTTCTTCTAGGCGGCTTCATCTCGCTGTTCAAAATTCGCTCCGTGATGAAGAACGACGGTACGAAGACGGACAAGTTGGAGCGCTTGATGGTGAGAATCGGGCTCTTCTCTGTTCTCTACACCGTGCCAGCCACCATAGTCGTTGCGTGTTTCTTCTATGAGCATTCGAACAGGATTATGTGGATGAAAGGCGAAGCGGCTCCAAACATTGAAGTatttatgatgaaaatattcatgtcaCTCGTTGTGGGAATAACCAGTGGTATGTGGATCATGTCCACCAAGACCGTGCGCTCTTGGAGGAGATTCATCGAGAGGATTGCTCCCGGACTTCTCTGCTGTCCACCACTTGGCGAAGATAAAGAGGCGGAACTAGCGCGAAAGCGAAACGGTGACGAGACCGCTGTATAG